One window of Catonella massiliensis genomic DNA carries:
- a CDS encoding type 2 periplasmic-binding domain-containing protein, with amino-acid sequence MKGKKVLSLLCAVTMATTLLAGCGGTKTDSKGSAAGSASGAGTSSAKASSTASKAAADTSKHVDITIGGLNLKDTDEANWPTETVEELEKKFNCSIKFKGYQKDSLNLDLSGENTTDIVQINEDNIDGVLRGKHAVNLEDYKAIAPNIFADAFTFRNNVMKNFKSDDSKGQYFVTPHVTTDNVEETFGAILPFGYAVRWDLYKEIGAPKITNDDEYIAALKKMKEKYPKTESGDETYAYSIYNDAKLHAYFHKGCLSEGYVNLEGGLYVQNVKTNELVSDIYDVDEGGKVTPFWAGVKFYNKLYREGLLDPDAFITKGEDIREKYSKGQYLGGQNNWYFGDYNSNERKKDPNTLKEFVLLPSYMGWANEPNKAGWSGKYYFVSSHSPNIERAVMVLDYLQSPEASRDTNSGVESRWEVKDGKAVLKDDTKTIKSDGARAEELTKSGIGESNMYSSVGYADNAVLADGGMVNLFLANDILADTLTAAEKDMCKTLKITLPSDLLKNGIAEGKNIDMRDTKSAIRMVIQAATKDINRIDGNVEEITIKALPSLVQAKTDAEFDAAKAKLMADLKAANVEKSVSWWKENWNTAVSNLDSMK; translated from the coding sequence ATGAAAGGGAAAAAGGTTTTATCGTTATTGTGTGCTGTGACTATGGCTACAACACTGCTTGCAGGCTGTGGCGGCACAAAGACAGATTCTAAGGGTTCAGCAGCAGGTTCTGCTTCTGGGGCAGGTACCTCATCAGCAAAGGCTTCAAGCACAGCTTCCAAGGCAGCAGCTGATACTTCAAAGCATGTTGACATTACTATCGGAGGACTTAATCTCAAGGATACTGATGAAGCTAACTGGCCTACCGAGACTGTTGAAGAGCTTGAGAAGAAGTTTAACTGCTCAATCAAGTTCAAGGGATATCAGAAGGATAGCTTAAACCTTGACTTATCAGGTGAGAACACCACAGATATCGTTCAGATTAACGAAGACAACATAGACGGCGTATTAAGAGGAAAGCATGCGGTTAATCTTGAGGATTATAAGGCTATTGCTCCTAATATCTTTGCTGATGCATTTACCTTCAGAAACAACGTAATGAAGAACTTCAAAAGCGATGACAGCAAGGGACAGTACTTTGTGACACCTCATGTTACAACTGACAATGTTGAGGAGACATTTGGTGCTATACTTCCTTTTGGCTATGCAGTAAGATGGGATTTATACAAGGAAATCGGTGCTCCTAAGATTACAAATGATGATGAGTATATTGCAGCATTAAAGAAGATGAAGGAAAAATATCCTAAGACAGAGTCAGGTGATGAGACTTACGCTTACTCCATCTACAACGATGCTAAGTTACACGCTTACTTCCACAAGGGCTGCCTCTCAGAGGGATATGTTAACCTTGAGGGTGGACTTTATGTACAGAATGTAAAGACCAATGAACTTGTTTCAGATATCTACGATGTAGATGAGGGTGGTAAGGTTACTCCTTTCTGGGCAGGTGTTAAGTTCTACAACAAGCTCTACAGAGAAGGACTTCTTGATCCTGATGCATTCATCACAAAGGGTGAGGACATCAGAGAGAAATACAGCAAGGGACAGTATCTTGGCGGTCAGAACAACTGGTACTTTGGCGACTACAACAGCAACGAGAGAAAGAAAGATCCTAATACATTAAAAGAATTCGTTTTACTTCCTTCTTATATGGGTTGGGCAAATGAGCCTAACAAAGCAGGATGGAGCGGAAAGTACTACTTCGTATCTTCACATTCTCCTAACATTGAGAGAGCAGTTATGGTACTTGATTACCTTCAGAGCCCTGAAGCATCAAGAGATACAAACTCAGGTGTTGAGAGCAGATGGGAAGTTAAGGACGGCAAAGCAGTTCTTAAGGACGATACAAAGACAATCAAGTCCGATGGTGCAAGAGCTGAAGAGCTTACAAAGTCAGGTATCGGCGAGAGCAATATGTACAGCAGCGTAGGATATGCAGATAATGCAGTTTTAGCTGACGGCGGTATGGTCAACCTTTTCCTTGCAAATGACATACTTGCAGATACACTTACAGCAGCTGAAAAGGATATGTGTAAGACACTTAAGATTACACTTCCATCTGACCTTCTTAAGAATGGTATAGCTGAGGGCAAGAATATCGATATGAGAGATACCAAGTCAGCTATCAGAATGGTAATTCAGGCAGCTACAAAGGATATCAACCGTATCGACGGTAACGTAGAAGAAATCACAATTAAGGCTCTTCCAAGCCTTGTACAGGCTAAGACAGATGCTGAATTTGATGCAGCAAAGGCTAAGCTTATGGCAGACTTAAAGGCAGCCAACGTTGAGAAGTCAGTAAGCTGGTGGAAAGAGAACTGGAATACAGCAGTTTCTAACCTTGACAGCATGAAATAA
- a CDS encoding cache domain-containing sensor histidine kinase, translating to MNIKQSKKINWRIKALLSILVSVIAIVIILFGITYVYFEKKLEDNTKKVAEATFRQADKELKKMLSTVEGEVNRYGSLTLPLEYLRDDYKNDVDKSVVSMQIIKELDGMMFLDPNISAISLIKSDGSFIFSASDRSRSGKAVISGSLKAVLKKAEDKYPYMLWVSGYEIQKNGEKAFSLIANKPSFIGIKYLGKGTEGEKDAFIVACVDEKSVRKTYESVVYNGSIALLVNDDGIVISETGEALLGKRFERKAGFQTIEHELKNFDWKLYNLVPKEGYLKDTKDIRRFGTVVGFISCILILIAGLIWSRRYTRPIQYLMDQMKLVQEENFDIKQPGHQGWEELDTLNYEFYLLVVKLRKYISDIKAVERENTKKELLALQYQMNPHFLLGSINSIRWMAALTNNNVAANALEILAKILTPILRNPDFLWKLEDELVFCENYVSMMNIRYGNTMEYKVICDGSLLKEDFPRMILQPMIENCFIYGSDPLDKRVITVNIRKEEMMKVSISNSGVNMDRSKLDSLNDMLRNNTGNSEHIGLSNAKKRLDILYKDTGNIWLEQDDKGTLTVEIRF from the coding sequence TTGAATATAAAGCAAAGTAAGAAAATTAATTGGAGAATAAAAGCTCTACTCTCAATACTTGTATCTGTGATAGCTATAGTTATCATTCTTTTTGGCATTACCTATGTGTATTTTGAAAAGAAACTGGAGGATAACACTAAGAAGGTAGCTGAAGCTACGTTTAGACAGGCTGATAAAGAACTAAAAAAGATGCTTAGTACGGTTGAAGGTGAGGTCAACAGATATGGAAGCCTCACCCTTCCTTTAGAGTATTTAAGAGACGACTATAAAAATGATGTTGATAAAAGTGTAGTTTCAATGCAGATAATAAAGGAACTGGATGGAATGATGTTCTTAGATCCAAATATCAGTGCCATTTCTTTGATAAAGTCAGATGGAAGCTTCATATTTTCCGCATCAGACAGAAGCAGAAGCGGTAAAGCTGTAATAAGCGGCAGCCTTAAAGCAGTGCTCAAAAAAGCAGAGGATAAATACCCATACATGCTTTGGGTATCTGGTTATGAAATTCAGAAAAACGGAGAAAAAGCCTTCAGTCTTATAGCTAATAAGCCTTCCTTTATCGGTATTAAGTACCTGGGAAAAGGAACTGAGGGAGAAAAGGATGCCTTTATCGTAGCCTGTGTGGATGAAAAATCTGTCAGAAAAACCTATGAATCAGTGGTCTATAATGGAAGCATTGCCCTCCTTGTAAATGATGACGGTATAGTAATATCGGAAACAGGAGAAGCTCTTCTTGGCAAAAGATTTGAGAGAAAGGCCGGCTTTCAGACTATTGAGCACGAACTAAAGAACTTTGACTGGAAACTCTACAATCTTGTTCCCAAAGAAGGTTACCTTAAGGATACTAAGGACATTAGAAGATTCGGTACAGTTGTCGGCTTTATCAGCTGTATACTCATACTTATAGCAGGCCTTATATGGAGCAGGAGATATACAAGGCCTATCCAGTATCTTATGGATCAGATGAAACTTGTTCAGGAAGAAAACTTTGACATCAAGCAGCCCGGACATCAGGGATGGGAGGAGCTTGACACCCTAAACTACGAGTTTTACCTCCTCGTTGTCAAACTAAGAAAATACATCTCTGATATCAAAGCAGTTGAAAGAGAAAATACTAAAAAAGAACTTTTGGCACTTCAGTATCAAATGAATCCACACTTCTTGCTTGGCTCCATTAACTCTATCAGGTGGATGGCGGCACTTACCAACAACAATGTGGCGGCAAACGCACTTGAAATCCTTGCCAAGATTCTTACTCCAATCCTTAGAAATCCTGACTTCTTGTGGAAGCTTGAGGATGAACTGGTATTTTGTGAGAACTATGTATCTATGATGAATATTCGTTACGGCAATACTATGGAGTATAAGGTCATCTGTGATGGTTCACTTCTTAAGGAGGATTTTCCAAGGATGATACTACAGCCTATGATAGAGAACTGCTTCATCTATGGAAGCGATCCTCTTGACAAGAGAGTTATAACTGTCAATATAAGAAAAGAAGAGATGATGAAGGTCTCTATAAGTAACAGTGGTGTTAATATGGACAGGTCTAAGCTTGACAGTCTCAATGATATGCTAAGGAATAATACAGGTAATTCAGAGCATATTGGACTATCAAATGCTAAAAAAAGGCTGGATATTTTGTACAAAGATACAGGTAATATATGGCTTGAACAAGATGATAAAGGCACTTTGACGGTAGAAATAAGGTTTTAG